Proteins from one Fragaria vesca subsp. vesca linkage group LG6, FraVesHawaii_1.0, whole genome shotgun sequence genomic window:
- the LOC101297866 gene encoding uncharacterized protein LOC101297866, producing the protein MNWRMNSKNAKALHAIQISCRNDVLGFIRGIRLAKDAWETLAKRLKPNNTDIEGMAATLVPSLVIDLKALDQDNYEHWSFWVRKYLLAEDLWDVVQGTSEPPELEDGEAEYMAWRKNNARALHVITIFSGQDARSCISDSEMAKDAWNTLAEKFNPPQSFKTPGIDSLYQMKLLHVRTIKILDQMCKALENFNYNFDNKQGRKFAEKALFQAVERGHFLFVQKLIRLQLDKSWCLAITNEHDKTLFQFAAEHRQDQIFDLICSHWFTATERKEIISRKDKFGNNMLHVVGKLSPLTQIAHIRGAALQMQYELQWFKKVESMASPKDHNCVNSDGLTPREVFTINHKDLVKEAELSMKETATSSSALVAALIITIMFAAVVTVPGGINGETSIPIYFNTDAFKIFIIADVISLCSSATSVMVFLGIHTSRFAEEDFLTSLPTKLIIGFLSLFLSIGSMMVAFASAVFIMLPGKPSIVFPSIVLAGVPIASFLWMQFPFFLEIIIYTYGSSFRPMYWRLERWAWRIYYRRF; encoded by the exons ATGAATTGGAGGATGAATTCGAAGAACGCCAAGGCTCTTCATGCAATCCAAATCTCTTGCAGGAATGATGTACTCGGTTTTATCCGTGGCATTAGGTTGGCCAAGGATGCGTGGGAGACTTTGGCAAAACGGTTGAAGCCTAACAACACAG ATATCGAGGGCATGGCGGCCACACTAGTCCCTAGTTTAGTGATTGATCTTAAAGCTCTTGACCAAGACAACTACGAGCACTGGAGCTTTTGGGTGAGAAAATACTTGCTGGCTGAAGATTTGTGGGACGTTGTCCAAGGCACAAGTGAACCTCCAGAACTAGAAGACGGGGAAGCTGAATACATGGCTTGGCGGAAAAATAATGCCAGGGCATTGCATGTTATCACCATATTTTCCGGGCAGGATGCTCGGTCTTGTATTAGTGACAGTGAGATGGCGAAAGATGCCTGGAATACTTTGGCAGAAAAGTTCAATCCTCCTCAAAGTTTTAAAACTCCAG GAATTGATAGTTTATATCAAATGAAATTGCTCCATGTCCGGACCATCAAAATTTTGGATCAAATGTGCAAAGCATTAGAGAATTTCAACTACAATTTCGACAACAAGCAAGGTCGTAAATTTGCTGAAAAAGCACTCTTCCAAGCAGTAGAACGAGGACATTTTCTATTCGTACAAAAATTGATACGCCTGCAGCTTGATAAAAGCTGGTGCCTTGCCATCACTAATGAACATGACAAGACCTTGTTTCAATTTGCTGCTGAGCATCGTCAAGACCAAATATTTGACCTGATATGTTCTCATTGGTTTACTGCAACAGAAAGAAAAGAAATTATAAGTAGAAAAGATAAGTTTGGGAATAACATGCTACATGTGGTAGGGAAGTTGTCCCCATTAACACAGATTGCTCATATTCGAGGTGCAGCTTTGCAAATGCAGTACGAACTACAATGGTTCAAG AAGGTGGAGAGCATGGCAAGTCCCAAAGATCATAATTGTGTAAATTCTGATGGTCTCACACCCCGTGAGGTATTTACTATAAACCACAAAGATCTGGTGAAGGAAGCAGAATTGTCAATGAAAGAAACTGCAACTTCTTCTTCGGCACTTGTAGCTGCTCTTATCATTACCATTATGTTCGCAGCAGTAGTGACAGTTCCTGGTGGAATTAATGGAGAAACTAGTATTCCCATATACTTCAACACCGATGCATTCAAGATTTTTATAATTGCAGATGTTATATCCCTATGCTCTTCTGCAACTTCAGTAATGGTGTTCTTGGGGATCCACACTTCACGTTTTGCTGAAGAAGATTTTCTCACATCCTTACCAACAAAATTGATAATTGGCTTTTTATCCCTTTTTCTATCTATCGGGTCCATGATGGTTGCCTTTGCTTCTGCCGTTTTCATTATGCTCCCTGGAAAACCATCAATTGTGTTTCCATCTATTGTACTCGCTGGTGTTCCAATTGCTTCATTCCTATGGATGCAATTTCCATTCTTTCTTGAGATCATTATATATACTTATGGATCGAGTTTTCGCCCAATGTACTGGAGGCTTGAGCGGTGGGCTTGGAGGATTTATTACAGGAGGTTTTAA